Part of the Chitinophaga parva genome is shown below.
CTGTTCGGCACCTTGTACTATTTGAACATATGCTCCCGGAAATGCTGGGGTGTAACCCCGGTATGGTGTTTAAAGAAGCGGCTGAAGTAGGCGGGGTCTTCAAAACCCAGGTCGTAGCAGATCTCCTTCACACTTACGGTGCTGAAGGCCAGGTTGCGCTTTGCTTCCAGCATGAGGCGCTCATGCAGCAGTTCTGTAACGGTTTTGCCGGTGTTGAGGCGGCTGATCTCGTTGAGGCGTTTGGGCGTAAGGGCAAATTCGCTGGCATAGAACCCGGTGTGGTGCTCCTGGCGGAAATGCTTTTCCAGCAGCTGGCGCAGCTGCACGGTCCGGTGGTCGTTCATGGCGGTTTCGCCGGTCTGGGCTACTTCCTGCAGGTCCTGGCGCTTGCGCTCCCGCTCTGCCACAGTAAGGAAAGTGGTAAGGTATTGTTTGATCACGTTGCGCTGGCAATGGGCCCATTGCAGCTCCTGCTCCATGAGCGGCACCAGGCCCTGGAACGACCGGCTGGCGTGGTCACTGAGGTGGATGGGGGCGGTATGGTAAAAGTCGTGCAGGATGCTCAGGTGCTGGAAGTGCGACTGGTCGTCTTCCGCCCGGGCAAAGTAGAATTTCTCGGTAAAGGAGATGGTCCATCCCTGGTTACCACCCGCGGCCTTATCTTCCAGCACCTGGTGTACCTGGCCGGGATGAAGCACAAATAACGTATTGTCTTTTTGTTCGTACTCTTTAAAATCTACCATATGGGTGCCCCGTCCCTGGGTGAACCAGATGAGGTGGTAAAAAGCATGGCGGTGTGGTTTGCGTGTAATTTCGCTTTGATAATCACCGATCTTGAACAGACTGATTTGTCCGGCATGGGGGAAATGCTGGAATGGTATCTCTTCCGTTTTACGTAACATAGTATAGAATAGCTGCCACTTGTAAAATTAGCACATCTTCATGGAAGGGAAGCTACCGTTCCTACCATTAAATTGAATAGTTGATGCTGGTATGACAATTAAATTAAAGGGGACTTAAAAAGTTATCGAGGTTGGGAAAGCTGGATGAAACCTTCCCGGTTTCCGGCCAGCATCCCGCCTCCATAATTAACACTTTCTCAATCCGCCATTCCTTACCTTTGAGCTCTACAGACCGGACTCAATTTTTTATGCAGCTTTATTGTAATTCTCTCACCGCTTATCAACGTTTGCACACCCTGGAAGTGAAGGTGGGCGACCTGCTTATTGGAAATGGACACCCCATCCGCGTGCAGACCATGACCACTACCGATACCATGGATACTGCCGGTACCATTGCCCAGGCCATCCGTTGTATTGAGGCAGGCGCCGAACTGGTGCGCATTACCGCCCCCAGTAAAAAAGAAGCCGAAAACTTATTGCATATCCGCAACGGGCTCCGCGCCCAGGGGTATACTACGCCGCTGGTAGCCGATATCCACTTTACACCCAATGCCGCTGAAATTGCCGCCCGCATCGTGGAAAAGGTGCGTATCAACCCGGGCAACTACATCGACAAAAAGAAATTTGAGCTCATTGAATATACCGATGCGGAGTACCTGGAGGAAATAGACCGCATCCGCGAACGGTTTACCCCCCTGGTGAATATCTGCAAAGAGCACGGCACCGCCATGCGCATTGGCACCAACCACGGCTCCCTGAGCGACCGTATCATGAGCCGCTATGGCGATACCCCCATGGGCATGGTGGAAAGCGCCATGGAGTTTCTCCGCATTGCGGAAGACCTGGACTACCGGAACATTGTGCTCAGTATGAAGTCCAGCAACCCACAGGTGATGGTGCAGGCCTACCGCCTCCTGGTGCATACCATGCAGCAGGAACTGGGGCACTGCTATCCCCTCCACCTGGGCGTTACAGAAGCAGGCGACGGGGAAGACGGCCGCATCAAATCTGCCGCCGGCATCGGCACCCTGCTGGAAGACGGCCTGGGCGATACCATCCGCGTGAGCCTCACGGAAGACCCGGAATTTGAGCTGCCTGTGTGCCGCGACCTGGTGAAACGCTATAACGACCGCGCCGCCAAACAGGCGCCCATTGCCCCCGTAGAAAAGATCACCTACTCTCCTTTTGAATACAGCCGCCGCCCCACAGCCGCCGTGGGCAACATTGGCGATAAACACGTACCCGTGGTGGTGGCAGATTTTAAAGGAGTCGAAAATATTACCCCTGCAGCCCTGCGGTCCATTGGCTACACCTACGACGAGTCCTCTGATAAATGGAACATTGCAGATGCCGCGGCAGATTACCTCTTCACTGAAAAGCCCCTCACCTTTGCCCTGCCCGGCACCCTCCATGTGATTGTTCCGGCTGCGGTGTGGCCCGGCGTGGAGGATAAAGAAAAATACCTGCCCTTCTTTACATTGCAGGACTACCTGGGCGCTGCACAGCGCTCCGCCAGCTTCAACTTTGTGAGCATGAATGCAGACCAGCTGCCGGACGCGGCTACCCTGCAGGCCCTGGCGGCAGATAAAACCGTGGTGCTGAGCGTGTATGCTGAGAATGTGCATGCCATGCCGGCGGTGCGCCGTTTCTTTATGCAATTGCAGGAAGAGAAGATCAATACACCTGCGCTGCTGGAAACCCGCGCAGCAGATGCCACCGCGGATGAGCAGCTCATTCACTTCAGCGTAGAAACCGGTGCCCTCCTGCTGGATGGCTTTGGAGACGGCCTGTGGCTGCGCGGCACGGACGTGAGCAGCCGGGCACTGGTGAACAATGTGGCCTTTGGCATTCTGCAGGCCACCCGTACCCGCATTTCCAAAACAGAATATATTTCCTGCCCTTCCTGTGGCCGCACCCTGTTTGACCTCCAGGAAACCACGGCCCGCATCCGCGCGGTGACCCATCACCTGAAAGGCGTGAAGATCGCGATCATGGGGTGCATTGTAAACGGCCCGGGTGAGATGGCGGATGCCGACTTTGGCTACGTAGGCAGTGGCGTGGGCAAGATCACGTTGTACCGTGGCAAGGAAGTGGTGAAGCGTGGCCTGAGCAGCGAGGTGGCGGTTGACGAGCTCATTGATCTCATCAAAGACCACGGCATGTGGGTGGAGAAGAATTAGGGAATTAAAACTGGCTTAAATGTGCGCGGCGCCGCGTCCACATTTTGCATTTCTCCGTACATTTCCTAAAATCCTTTCAACATGAAAAAATTCCTCTCCGGCTTAATGGCCCTGGTTATGGTACTTACCCTGTCCGTATCCAGCGTAAACGCACAGAAGAAAACTGCAAAGACCAAGTCTGATTCTACCGCCGTTCATACCAAGAAAGACGGTACGCCTGACAAACGTTACAAAGAGAACAAAGGCGCCAGCACCGCTGCTCCTGCCGGACCTACCAAGAAAGACGGTACTGCCGACATGCGCTACAAGGCTAACAAAGAAGCCGCCAAGAAAAAAAGCTAATACCAGAGCAATAAGCTGATAATATTTTTCCAGTACAGGAGCCCTTTGCGGCTCCTATTTTATTTTGATTACATTAGCAACATGTTCGATTTCAGACTCAGGGTATTTTACACCGTGGCCAAGCGCCTCAGCTTTACCAAGGCGGCAGAGGAGCTTTTCATTTCCCAGCCGGCCGTGACCAAGCATATTCACGAACTGGAACAGCAACTGGGCGTGAAAGTGTTTGAGCGCATTGGCAACCGCATTAAACTCACGGTGGCAGGGCAGATCATGCTGAAACATGCAGAGACCATCTTCACCACTTACCGCAACCTGGAGTACGACATTAACCAGCTGAAAAGCTCCCAGGGTGGATTGCTGCCCATAGGCGCGTCCACCACCATTGCACAGTATTTCATACCCCCGCTGCTGGCCAAGTTCCACCAGCGCTATCCGGATGTGGAGATCTCCCTGATCATGGGCAATACGGAACAGATAGAACAGGCACTCCTGGAAAAAAATATTGAACTGGGCATCATTGAAGGCAAGTCTAAAAATCCCTTGCTGAAGTACGTGGAACTGGCCAAGGACGAGATAGTGCTGGTGGGCAATGCCCGGCACACGTATGGCCAGGATGATAAACTGACGGCCAATGACCTGAAGCAAATACCCCTGCTCATGCGGGAGCACGGCAGTGGCACCCTGGAAGTGATCCTGGACGCCCTTTCCCAGCTGAAACTGAAGCCCACAGACCTCAATATTGCCATGTACATGGGCAGTACGGAAAGCATCAAATCTTACCTGGCCAATTCCAACTGCGTGGCCTTCCTGCCCCTGCAGGCCATCAAACGGGAGCTGGAAGCAGGAGATTTCAAACTACTGTCTATGAAGAATTTCAGCCTGGTGCGCAAGTTCCATTTCATTTACCTCCAAGGCCAGCAGGATAAACTGGCCCAGCACTTCATCCGGTTTGCAAAGCAAAACTCACCGGAATAAGATCACCGCGGGCTTTAAACGCAAAAAAGCGAAGGAACCTTCGCTTTTTATACAAAAAATATGACGGGGCCGCCATTACCAATCCTTATCCGTCTGCACCGGCTGGCCTTTCACTTTCTTCATTTTATCCTGCAGGTTCTTTTCCTGCTGGCTCAGGGCTTCCAGCATGCGCTCGGCCTGTTGCTTGTCCATTTTGCTGGGCTGGGGCTGCGGGCGCTGGTCCTGCTGGTCTTTTTTATCCTGGTCTTTCTTATCCTTGTCCTGGTCCTTGGGTTGTTGCTGCTTGTCTTTATCCTGCTTTTGATCCTGCTTCTTCTGATCCTTCTTGTCTTTGTTATCCTTGTTGTCCTTATTCTGCTGGTTTTGCTGGTTCTTCAGCATGGCCTGCGCATAGGCCAGGTTGTAGCGGGCCTCTTCGTCTCTCGGGTCCAGCTTCAGTGCATTTTTGTAGGAGCGGATGCTTTCTTCCCAGTTTTTGGCTTCCATGTAGGTGTTGCCAATGTTGTAATTGGCATCTGCCTTCACATCCTTGCTGGAAGTAAGCTTCATTGAGCTGTCATACTCTTTGCGGGCTGCATCAAAGCGCTTTTGGGAGTACATACTGTTGCCCAGGTTATAGTTCCCTTCTACAGACTTGCCATTCAGTTCCAGGGCTTTTTTATAGTTGGCCTCTGCATCGGCGTATTGCTGCTTTTTGTACAGGTCGTTGCCTTTGCGGATGTATTTATTGCCTGTTTGTGCCTGCGCTGTGTGCAAGGCCAGCAGGATGGTACTTACAAGGAAAAGATATTTTTTCAATGCACGGATCATGCTACGGGTTTTAGGGTGTCTTCCGGCTGCTCAGCTTTCGGGCGACGGGTTTCCGGTACAAAAAATTCAATGGCGATCAGCACGCAGCAAACCACCAGGAAGTACTGGAAATAAGAATTGTAATCAGTAAAAATATTCTCGCCAAACTCTTTCTGCTCCATGCTGTCTATTTTGGCAGCCAGGGTATTTACCACTTCATCGTTGTTATTGTCCAGGTGCTGGTAAATACCCTTGCCGGCGGCGGCAATGGATTTGAGCTCTTCTTCATTCAGTTTGGAGATCACCACGTTGCCTTCCCGGTCTTTTTTCACACCGCCGGTTTCAGGATCGGGCAGGGTGGCCCCGCTGGGTGAACCAATGCCGATGGTGCTGATGGCCACGCCCTGGTCAAAGGCGGCACGGGCCTCCTTGATGGCGTTTTCATCATGGTCTTCCCCATCGGAAATGATGATCATGGCTTTATGCTTGCGCTCTTTCTGGTTATACGCTTCATTGCTTACACGAATGGCTTCCGCAATGGCGGTACCCTGGGAGGGTATCATGTCCGGCGTTACGGTGTTCAGGTACATGCGGGCCGCAGAATAGTCAACGGTGAGCGGCATTTGCAGGTAGGCATTGCCCGCAAAAACCACCAGGCCTATACGGTCGTTCTCCATTTTGTCCATCAGCTTACTGACCAGTTGCTTGGCACGGGTAAGGCGGTCTGGCTTTATGTCTGATGCCAGCATAGAGCGGCTCACGTCCAGCGCTACCACCACATCTACCCCTTTGCGGGTGATCTTTTCCATGCGGCTGCCCTTCTGCAGGTTTGCCAGGCCTATCACTCCAAAGAAAAATGCGATGAACACCAGCAGGAACTTCAGGGTGAACAGGCGGCGGGAGTAGCCGGAGAACATCTCTTCCACCAGGGCAGGGTCGCCCATCTTTTTGATGGACCTGCGCTTCCAGGCAGAGACGCCGAGGAACACCAGCAGCATCAGTACCAGCAACACCAGGCCCCATAAATATTCACTATGTTGAAATCTTAGCATATCCAGTTTTCAGTAAAGCCGTGCGGGCACGGGAGGCATAAAAATAATTTTTTTAACCCTTTAAACAAGACGCTCCCTGCGGGTTTTAGGAAATTTTAACAGGATGCAGCGCCTGCCTGGGTTTGGGTGGGCCATTACTCCAAAAAAAACGCGCGCCCCGGCAGGAACGCGCGACCAGAACGGTGTGGTGATCCTTGTTTTACTTTTCGCCTTTGAAATAGCCCGCATCAGCGAGGATGGCTTTGGCAGTTTCCAGGCGGATCCTGTTCATATCAAAAGCGGGATCTTCCGACTCAATGTTGAGCACAAAGAACGTGGGGTGACGGTTCTCTTCCACCCAGCCTATCACCCAGCCTTCATTCTTTTTACCCATCATACCGGCCCCTGTTTTATAGCTCAGGATGTACTTGTCTGTGGTTTCCTGCACCATCATTTTGCGCACTTCTTCCATGGCGGTCTTGGTGAAAGGCAGGTTATCGAAATATAGTTTCTTGGCAAAGCCCAGTTGCTCGTCCGGGGAGATGAGCAGGCTGTTGTCCAGCCAGAACTGGTCTACACTGCTGATCTTCATGTTGCCATACTTCACACTGTCCATCCAGGCGGCCAGCGCGGACTTGCCTGTGAGGCGGGCCAGTTGCTGGAAATGTGCGGTATTGTTGTCTTTGAAAGCCTGGACCGTGGTAAGGCTTTGCCCCGCGGCGCTATCTGCCACCACCGTGCTGGTGTGGGCGATCTTACCGGTTTGCAGGGCTACCAGGGTGTTGAAAATATCAAAGGTGTTGGCAGGCTGGAAGCGCAGGCGGATGCGGTCCATGTTATAAGCCTGGAACTGCCCTTGGCTGTTGTCAAACAGCATAAAGCAGCCTTCCGCCTTGTATTTGGTGAAGTATTTTTCCCAATCGGGCTCATTTTTCACATTGTTCGGTGCACACGCGCTGAGGCAAAGCACCAGCGCCAGTAAGATCCAGCCTGTTTTTTTCATGGTAATGTTTGTTCCGGTTTGGGGTGCAAGGTAAGCCAGATTAACAAATTGTTCGGTGGTTAGATTGCCAAATGGCCCATTGCCGGCGGGTAGTGCAAAAAAAAGACCGCCGTTTTGTAAGTGGCAGGGGCCAAATACAAAACGGCGATCAGGCTATTGCGATCAACTACCGGCTGGACGCCGGGAGTGTAACCATCTGGTAATTTATCCTATTTGCGCTGGAACGTATACACCAGGTAGCCGGTTTGGCCCTGGAAACCTACAGCAGCCCTCCAGGTCATGGAGGTGGCTTCTACATCGGTGAGGGCTACTTTATAGCCGGTGGTCACGTTCTTGGCCTTATCGCCGGAGTAGAGCTTTTTGAACTGGAACACGTTACCGCCATTTTCCTGGATAATGCTCCAGATGATGGGCTGGTTGCCGGTGGCGCAGCCTTCGTCTGTGGCTGTGAGGGTGAAGGAGCCCTTGTTATTGTTCGATACAAAATCCCACTGGCTGCCAATGAAGCATTTGTAAGAAGCCTGGTCAAAAACGGTGATCTTGGAGCCCTTGGGAATGCCGTCAAAGGTAACATCCGTCAGGATCCAGGAGCCATTCAGGGCTTTCTTGTTAATGGAAGCGCTGCCACCATCGGCGGGGGCAGTCTTGGGGGAGCAGGAAATAGCAAAAAATGCCAGGAATAAGGCGCAAAGTGCAGTCAGGGTAAGGTGCTTCATGTTATGTGGCGGTTTTAAAAATTCGCAATTGGGTGCAAAGTAAACGCATTAAAAACAAGAAACATACCAAAAGTGTTCTGCCGGGCGGCACCAAAATACCTGGAATTATGGTATAGATGATAAAAGGAAGACCCGCAGGCCTATCGGGTGGCAGCAGTGGTTTGCGGATGACGGGCTTCATTGAGTTTATCCTGGAGCGACTGGCTCTTGAAATAAAAGTACAGGAAGCCCACCAGGAACAGCTTGGAGAGTAAAAAGAAGAGAATGAGGATGATCTTCCAGGAGCGGTGCACGGAAATGTAAGTACCCTCCTTGGGTTGCATGCTGATGAACGTGTAGTGCTTGCGCTCTTCGTCACTCAGTTTTTCATCGCGGAAAGAAGATTCCCAGTTCAGGTGTTGCTGGATGCCCTCCCACACGCGGGCGGGCGGCATCACGGCCTCTTCAAAGGCGGCATTTTCCATCCGGCGCTCCACGGCGGCAATCTCTGTTTCCAGCGCAGGAAAGCGCAGGCGCATCCGCTGCAGCTCCGCCACTTCATCCGGGGTGGCAAGGCCAAGCAGGAAACTCTCAATGATACCTGTAGATATATACTGTTCTAGCTCCAATTGGACTGTAGATATTTTCTGAATTCAATCATGGCAATCGAGAGGGACTGCTTTATTGTTTCTTCCGGGAGGCCCAACATACGGGCTACGGCCTGGATACTAAGCCCTTTATAATAGCAAAGACGGAAAACCTGACTGCTATGTTCCGGAAGTCCCTCTGTAAAACGCTGAATGTAGTGATTATTCCTTAAAACCAGCCCCTGCGATACTGTTGCACCAGGGCTTAGTGACGGTGATGTTTCCCGGAGGGATATTTCCCGGGCTTGTTTCATTAACCAGGCAAAAAGGGAATGATATCCGGCATTGGTAAAATGATGGATGTGCTGGAATGCGTACGCAAAAACCCGTACCAGTACATCGTTTGCTTTATTCCTGTCAGCGACAATCTGTAATATTATCCCATAAACAGCGCCAGCGTACTTGTCGTACAAATACTGCCTTGCTACCGGGTCACCGGCCAGCAGGCGCGCAGCCAGTATCTGTTCATTTATATGGGCGGGTGCTTTCGACAAGTGGTGGTGATTCGCGGATCTTCTCACTTAAATGTAAGGATTTCAACGATATAACCAGGCACTTACCCGCTTCAAAATTTCATCCCGTACCGCCGCACGTCTTAGAAAAAATTTGTCTGCGAATAAACCTACGAAAGCGCGGGTTGGTTGGTTTTGCCGGAAAGTTGTCCAACTTAGCTATTTGAGGGTAGTAACCCGGCTACCCCTGATCAGGGAGCCCTGAAAGCAAAAAAGGGACCGGCGACCGTCAGCCTTTCCCTTTTTGCCAAATATGAACGGGGTAGTAATAAGTAATGTTAGGTCCCTCCTGAAGGGCGCGGTGGTCACGAAGCCACGTCCAGCTTGAGGAGGATCTGGCCACTCTCTGTTTCATACACATCCGCGGTGCTCAGGTTGAGCGGCGTTTCCGGGCGGGCCATGGGCAATCTGGTCATCTTATCACTAAGCGCCCTGATCAGGGCACTGCGGGAAAAACCGCCCTCCCCGGCGCTCTTGATCACGAAGCTGGTGGACTGGGGCAGGGTGGTCATCACTGTTACTTTGCCATAGGGCAATACGATCTCGGCACCGTTGAGCATTTTCTTCAGGTCGTTATCCGCCTTTTGCAGGTTCACCCAGGGGATAATGCCTTTGGAAAATACCTTCACCTCCTCTCCTTCTGCTTTTACCTGGAACTCAATGGTGGTCACCAGGTCGCCGGGATCTGTGGCCAGGCTTACGGAAGGCTGGGCGCTCATGGCAATCTTCTTATGCTGGGCCATGGCGGGTACACTGTTCATCAAAGCCAGCGCTAAGCCGGCAATCATCATGGTTTTCATAGGACAAAGGTTTTCGGTTCAGGACAGTGGATGTAATATAGAAATAAATTATATATTAAAAAAATTGCGCGTGTGGAAAAGTTTTTGGTAGGGCTTTATCAGGGTTATGACGGCTATTCCTGCAGGCTTCCAAACAATTGCGTGATCGCCTTTCTGCGGAAAGCGAAAATATCTTCCAGTTGGCGGGCCACGAAAAGCTTTTCCGCCAATGTGCCCAGGAGGCCCAGGGGCAGCTGGTAGTGCACAATATCTGTCATCTTCACCCCGCCCGGTACCTGCTCAAAATGGTGCTGGTGGTGCCACAGGGCGTACGGGCCTTTCTTCTGCTCGTCCACAAAATAACGTCCTTCCTGTACGTGGGTGATCTCCGTCATCCAGCGCAGGGGAATGCCCAGCAGGGGGTGGATGACATAAGTGATCACCTCCCCGGCATACATGTGCGCTACCGGCGGGGAGGTGATATGAAAACGCATGTAGGCCGGGGTGATCTGCTCCAGGTTATGCGGCCGGGAAAAGAAGTCCCATGCCTTTTCCAGGGAAATGGGAATGAGCTGCGTACGTTCCAACCGGTGGATAGCTGCCATGTTTTTAACATTTACTACGCACAAACATAGCGTAGTCCCCGCATATATTTGTACCGTGTCTATTCCCTACTTTTACAACTATATGGCCACTAATTCCCAACTACATAACCAGCGGTTCAAAGAAGTGTACGAGCGTCTGAACCCGCAGCAGCGCAATGCCGTGGACCACACGGAAGGCCCCGTGATGGTGATTGCCGGGCCCGGTACGGGCAAAACCCAGATCCTGGCCTCCCGCATTGGCAAGATCCTGCGCGATACCGACTTCCAGCCGCAGAACATCCTCTGCCTCACTTATACAGACGCCGGTACAGTGGCCATGCGCCGCCGCCTTACGGACTTCATTGGCCCGGATGCCTACCGCGTGCAGATCCATACCTTCCACTCTTTTTGCAATGACGTGATCCAGGACAACC
Proteins encoded:
- a CDS encoding helix-turn-helix domain-containing protein, coding for MLRKTEEIPFQHFPHAGQISLFKIGDYQSEITRKPHRHAFYHLIWFTQGRGTHMVDFKEYEQKDNTLFVLHPGQVHQVLEDKAAGGNQGWTISFTEKFYFARAEDDQSHFQHLSILHDFYHTAPIHLSDHASRSFQGLVPLMEQELQWAHCQRNVIKQYLTTFLTVAERERKRQDLQEVAQTGETAMNDHRTVQLRQLLEKHFRQEHHTGFYASEFALTPKRLNEISRLNTGKTVTELLHERLMLEAKRNLAFSTVSVKEICYDLGFEDPAYFSRFFKHHTGVTPQHFREHMFK
- the ispG gene encoding (E)-4-hydroxy-3-methylbut-2-enyl-diphosphate synthase, encoding MQLYCNSLTAYQRLHTLEVKVGDLLIGNGHPIRVQTMTTTDTMDTAGTIAQAIRCIEAGAELVRITAPSKKEAENLLHIRNGLRAQGYTTPLVADIHFTPNAAEIAARIVEKVRINPGNYIDKKKFELIEYTDAEYLEEIDRIRERFTPLVNICKEHGTAMRIGTNHGSLSDRIMSRYGDTPMGMVESAMEFLRIAEDLDYRNIVLSMKSSNPQVMVQAYRLLVHTMQQELGHCYPLHLGVTEAGDGEDGRIKSAAGIGTLLEDGLGDTIRVSLTEDPEFELPVCRDLVKRYNDRAAKQAPIAPVEKITYSPFEYSRRPTAAVGNIGDKHVPVVVADFKGVENITPAALRSIGYTYDESSDKWNIADAAADYLFTEKPLTFALPGTLHVIVPAAVWPGVEDKEKYLPFFTLQDYLGAAQRSASFNFVSMNADQLPDAATLQALAADKTVVLSVYAENVHAMPAVRRFFMQLQEEKINTPALLETRAADATADEQLIHFSVETGALLLDGFGDGLWLRGTDVSSRALVNNVAFGILQATRTRISKTEYISCPSCGRTLFDLQETTARIRAVTHHLKGVKIAIMGCIVNGPGEMADADFGYVGSGVGKITLYRGKEVVKRGLSSEVAVDELIDLIKDHGMWVEKN
- a CDS encoding LysR family transcriptional regulator, producing the protein MFDFRLRVFYTVAKRLSFTKAAEELFISQPAVTKHIHELEQQLGVKVFERIGNRIKLTVAGQIMLKHAETIFTTYRNLEYDINQLKSSQGGLLPIGASTTIAQYFIPPLLAKFHQRYPDVEISLIMGNTEQIEQALLEKNIELGIIEGKSKNPLLKYVELAKDEIVLVGNARHTYGQDDKLTANDLKQIPLLMREHGSGTLEVILDALSQLKLKPTDLNIAMYMGSTESIKSYLANSNCVAFLPLQAIKRELEAGDFKLLSMKNFSLVRKFHFIYLQGQQDKLAQHFIRFAKQNSPE
- a CDS encoding tetratricopeptide repeat protein — its product is MIRALKKYLFLVSTILLALHTAQAQTGNKYIRKGNDLYKKQQYADAEANYKKALELNGKSVEGNYNLGNSMYSQKRFDAARKEYDSSMKLTSSKDVKADANYNIGNTYMEAKNWEESIRSYKNALKLDPRDEEARYNLAYAQAMLKNQQNQQNKDNKDNKDKKDQKKQDQKQDKDKQQQPKDQDKDKKDQDKKDQQDQRPQPQPSKMDKQQAERMLEALSQQEKNLQDKMKKVKGQPVQTDKDW
- a CDS encoding VWA domain-containing protein, coding for MLRFQHSEYLWGLVLLVLMLLVFLGVSAWKRRSIKKMGDPALVEEMFSGYSRRLFTLKFLLVFIAFFFGVIGLANLQKGSRMEKITRKGVDVVVALDVSRSMLASDIKPDRLTRAKQLVSKLMDKMENDRIGLVVFAGNAYLQMPLTVDYSAARMYLNTVTPDMIPSQGTAIAEAIRVSNEAYNQKERKHKAMIIISDGEDHDENAIKEARAAFDQGVAISTIGIGSPSGATLPDPETGGVKKDREGNVVISKLNEEELKSIAAAGKGIYQHLDNNNDEVVNTLAAKIDSMEQKEFGENIFTDYNSYFQYFLVVCCVLIAIEFFVPETRRPKAEQPEDTLKPVA
- a CDS encoding penicillin-binding transpeptidase domain-containing protein, which produces MKKTGWILLALVLCLSACAPNNVKNEPDWEKYFTKYKAEGCFMLFDNSQGQFQAYNMDRIRLRFQPANTFDIFNTLVALQTGKIAHTSTVVADSAAGQSLTTVQAFKDNNTAHFQQLARLTGKSALAAWMDSVKYGNMKISSVDQFWLDNSLLISPDEQLGFAKKLYFDNLPFTKTAMEEVRKMMVQETTDKYILSYKTGAGMMGKKNEGWVIGWVEENRHPTFFVLNIESEDPAFDMNRIRLETAKAILADAGYFKGEK
- a CDS encoding lipocalin family protein gives rise to the protein MKHLTLTALCALFLAFFAISCSPKTAPADGGSASINKKALNGSWILTDVTFDGIPKGSKITVFDQASYKCFIGSQWDFVSNNNKGSFTLTATDEGCATGNQPIIWSIIQENGGNVFQFKKLYSGDKAKNVTTGYKVALTDVEATSMTWRAAVGFQGQTGYLVYTFQRK
- a CDS encoding RNA polymerase sigma factor codes for the protein MSKAPAHINEQILAARLLAGDPVARQYLYDKYAGAVYGIILQIVADRNKANDVLVRVFAYAFQHIHHFTNAGYHSLFAWLMKQAREISLRETSPSLSPGATVSQGLVLRNNHYIQRFTEGLPEHSSQVFRLCYYKGLSIQAVARMLGLPEETIKQSLSIAMIEFRKYLQSNWS
- a CDS encoding SRPBCC family protein; the encoded protein is MAAIHRLERTQLIPISLEKAWDFFSRPHNLEQITPAYMRFHITSPPVAHMYAGEVITYVIHPLLGIPLRWMTEITHVQEGRYFVDEQKKGPYALWHHQHHFEQVPGGVKMTDIVHYQLPLGLLGTLAEKLFVARQLEDIFAFRRKAITQLFGSLQE